AGAAACTCAAGTCTGCCCCTGGACaagtctgtccttccttcttctgccctcGCGCCTATGTCTCCATAGCCTGGTCTAGCCCCAGGTTTCTGTCTACacaatccactctctctctctctctctctctctctctctctctctctctctctctctctctctctgtgtgtgtgtgtgttggagggggtAGCTTGGAATGATACCTAGAGCCTCGTGGATACTAGGCAATCACTCTACCCTTGAGCCATGCCCCCACCTCACCAGTGGATTTGAAGAAAGGGCTCTTGAGCCCCTGTAACCTTCCCCCGAGATTCTAGGCAagagctctgccactgagctacatcacctacagttcatcccatcgtGGAAGCTGGATGATTTTCTAAAACGCAGCTTTAAGCTGAGTGTGgtctttctcatctataaaactcAGTTGAGCCAGGACGCTGAGTTAGAGACCATCCTGGGGCTATAACAGTGAGTagcaggccagcttgggctacggagtaagaccttatctcaaataaaaatcaatcaatgaaTAAATGCAAATGTAATTACGTTTTCCCTGCTCAAGGTCCTTCTGTGCACAGCTCCCCACAACTGGGGACAAGGCACATGATAAAGCTGACAAGGTGTCACAGGCCTGTCGTGTTCCACCTCCCGCTGTCGCTCGCTCAGACCGTGCTCAGAAGCTCCATCCCCACTTGGGGAACCCTAAACTCTGGGctcattttcatttccctgcACAATCTGTCCATCACTTGGGTGTCTGAAACCTGGCTGGTGGGAACAgcttctcttttggtttttcaagacagggtttgtctgtagctttggagcctgtcctggaactctctctgtaagaacaggctggccacaaactcagatatctgcctgcctctgcctcctgagtgctaggattaaaagcatgtgccaccactgcccggcaggaaCGATTTCTTACGTTGCACCTGAGGGTATTTCATCAGGAGCAGGAGGGCATAGCGGATGGTGGCACCGACGGTCATTGTCCCAGCAAACAGCAGGTAGGTGACTGTCATCAGCAAGTTCTTCTCAGTGAATTCTGTGCCCGGCTCCTGTTTCTCCTGAGCAGTAAAAGAAATGTTTGGGGACTAGTTGAGAAATGAGATACTGTTATTTGAGTCAGATAGAGATtcaggatttaatttttttttttttgagacagggtttctctgtgtagctttggagcctgtcctggaactatcttttgtagaccaggttggcctcaaactcagagatccacctgcttctgcctcccatgtgctgggattaaaggcgtgtgccaccaccgcctgacaatcttttttttttgtgtgtgtgtgggtttgtgtgtgccatggcatgtacgtggaggtcagaggacaacttgcaggggtcggttctgtccttccactgtgtggctccaaggtagtcaggcttggtgtcaaacaccttcacccactgagacatgcCACTGTCCGTTCCCCCTGCTTTGAAACAGGGTCATAAGCTGACCTTAAGCTTGCTaagtagctgaagatgactttctgcctctacttcccaggtGCTGGTATGACAGGTGTGAATTACCATTCCCAGGTCACGTGACACTGGGagtagaacccagggcttcctgcacgcTAGGCAGAGACATAAGGGTGGAGAAAGAGACCTGAAGGtttagcccttgggaggcagaagcagagggatctgcaagtttcaggccagtctgggctaaagagtgagttctgggccagcctgggctatagagtaagaCATCTCAccaaaactaaaaaggaaagagattGATGGAAATCCTCAGGATTTCCCGAAGAAAGCGCTGTAAAGCAGGTTAGACCAAAGAAGGGACAGTCTCTTCCCCCAGCAAAGTTAGCCATTCCTGGTCCCACCCTGAGTTCAGCCCAGGGATGAGGACTCAGCAGATGCTAAGTAAACACACGATCAGCCAGGCCATAGTCAAGTTTCCACACCTGTGCCATCTTCAGCAGGAAGGCATCAACGACATCACGGGCAGGACCTGAAGTGTGGGTGCTTCCCTGGTGTTGCTGTACCTGCTGGACAGCGAAGGAAGCCAGGGTGCCCAGGTGGCGCTGCAGCTGCGTGTGTGGGCCCGGCAAGGGCTGCAGTAGCCAGGAGAACATCTCGTAAGCCTGTGGGTGCAGAAGGCAGCTTGCTCTCAGTGTGCTCGGTAGGAATCACTGAGGCTGGAGAAGGCTTAGACCATTTACCTGGCCCCACGGGGAGCTGATCGCCAACAAGGTACCACTTGCTGCCTCGATCACGGCCTGGAACCCTTTATCTTCATAGGGCAAACGGATGCCAAAGATGAGGGAACAGATGACATTAGAGGTGGCCTGGGCCAGCAGCACGGAAGGGTTGAATGGTCGTCCTGGGAGTCATGGATGTGGGGggtgagggaagagggagagagaagactgGATTAGATGAAGACTGGGGCAGAAAGAGAGTTAGGGCtaggtgtggtgactcacacctgtaatcctggcctTTGAAACATTGAGGTACAAGAATTGCtgggagttcaaagacagccagggctacagggtgagttgtgcttcaaaaaacagaaaaaaaaaaaaaaaaagttgatgccCGTCTCCGGGTCATACATTTGTGGTCTTGACCAGCCAGGAGCAAATTAAGAATGGGTGATGTTGAGAAAGGCAAGAGTTTTGTTCAGAAGTGTGCCTGGTGCCACAGTGTGGAAAAGGTCGGCTAACGTAAACTGGACCAAATCTCCACGGTCTGTGTGAACGGAGATGGTCAGGCCGCTGGATTCTCTTACACAGAAGCCAACATGAGCAGAGGTACCACCTGGGGAGGGTACCTGAGAGAACATGTGGGGAATGCCAAAAAAGTACATCCCAGGAACAAAGCGATGgaatggagaaggaggaagggcagaCCTAATAGCTTATCATCTTAAAAAGGCCACTAATGAGTAACTCCATTGCCTTGTTTATTACGTAACAAATGCCTCATGGCTTTCAATATGTACTGTGAGTTAACTCAGACACCAACATTCAGATCATGAATGGCAACAGTGCTTTTCGTTGGGTGGTTCTGATCCAAGTAAAGCTGGCTTGTACGTGGAAAGGTAGATGTGATCTTTCTGCATCAATACCATCATGCTCTCCCTTTCTCGAGATGAGATTGGACTAAATTAGTAATCTTCCATTCTCCACAAGGATGGGGCTGTCACCGCAGACCTACTGACgggttttgtattttgatttatgTAACTGGGCATATGAATGTGTTTAAACACGGTGAAAATTCTGTCACTGTCTCAGAAAGAAGTTTCAGTTCGTGTTCACTGGCCGTGACAGGCAATGGCTAACCGTCCAGAAGCAACTTGACAACACCGATTTAATTAGAATCTCTATGTCGAAGGTGCtgtcctttcttattttatgCGCACTGgtgttttgtatgtatgcatgtctgtgtgagggtgtcggatcccctgaaactgaagttacagacagttgtgagctgccatgtgtgtctGGGAATTGAATCGGGGCCTCTGGaaaaacaaccagtgctcttaactactgagccatctctccagctctgggtgCTGCCTTTTCTTGCTGAGAGGCACTTACTGTGGCTTATGTATATTGACAAATAAAGagtatttaacacacacacacccaagaccccaaaacaagacaaagaacaaaaggaGCCAGGTGTtggcacctataatcccagcacttgggggttgAGGTAGAAGGATTAGTCACCAGCTCCAGGCCAGCATGGTCCAACTGGTGAAATTCCTCCATCTTAAACAAGACAAAGCAGGTAGGAAGTAAAGATGGAAGAAGGGagcaagggggagggagagagaggcaggctgcGGAAGGCTGCCAATGTCCCAAGGACAGAGAGATCTGTTGTGGCACCCCCAGAAGGATTCAGTCAATGTGGAGGTGAGCACCCCCCCCCGCCTGCCCCCCCAGCAGATTcaccccctctccccccctccccgggAACAATGGAGATGGTTCCTCTTCCTCTTGGCTGGAAGCATTGCTGGCCCCTCCCAGCTGACCTTCTGTCTTCTGGAAGGCCTCCACCAGGTTCTGCACCTCTGCTTGGATCAGCTCCTCGCCTTCTCTCTTGCCCATGCCCAGGTCCCGTAGCGCGAGTAGGGTGAACTTCCTCAGGTGTTTCCACCGCTCCCCATTGGCAAAGAAAACCCCTGCACAGAAGGCTGGATTCAAGAAGGAactggctcctttctcccagtgagATGCTCCCAGGGCTCTGCCCTGAATCTGTACCAGcctggcaggtgtgtgtgtgtgtctgtgtgttctgtgtgtgtatgcatgtatgtgtgtgccgaGAACTCAATAGGTGCTCCATAGGTGCATACCTAACTGAATTAGACTTTTATCCTTTGAGCTTAAACCAGATGAGACAGTCTCTTGAATGGGTGgctacccctcccccatcaccttTTCATCTCTCCTTGTCCCATCCCAGCACATGGGGCAGATGAGGCCATGGTGAGAAAAGAAGCTGTCTTTTCCTTTACCCATGACACCCATTCGGCACAGACCTCCCCTTCTGAGCTCAGTGCTATGACTCTTGTTGAAGGCTGGCTTGTAGGGGCAGTTGGAAGCTGTCCTTGGCCCCCTCATGTCTGAAACTAGCTTGCAaaccatttccctccccacctcAGCCCCACCATCCACCCGCCGAACAGAGCCTTAGGCCTCACCAGCTCTTGTTTCTTCCAAATAGCATCTCTCGCTATGCTTAGCCTTTGCCCTGGTCCAGCTCGGCTCCTCCCTGGGCTTCCAGCCTTCAGTTCTACTCACTTTGCAGTCTTTCCCCGTTGGAAAGGCACAGCCCTCAGAAAACCAGAAGCCCAGCTGCTCTGGTGTGACTCACAAGCTTGCAAGGTGGCCAGAGTCACGCTGACTTTTAGCTTTATTAATCATCTACTACAACATCTCTCATTTCCTCAAAGCATCATGATCGCTCACCTCGACCTGGGCCCTTGCTGTTTTCTCAGTCTGTATCATGCTCATGGCCCTCCAACATTTTAGGGGCTCTTGACCATGAACCTAGGGCATTGCACATGATAATCTCTCTACCAGTGAGTCATGCcccacccagcccctcactgggggattctaggcagggcctctaccactgagccacaccccagcccctcactgagggattctaggcaggggctctaccactgagccacacaccagttactccctcactgggggattctaggcaggggctctaccactgagccacaccccgatcccctcactgggggactctgAGAGGACCCTACCACTTAAATACATCTCTAGTGCATcttatccttttatttattttaaaagatttactttgtcaggtggtggtggtggtggtggtggtgaacacctttaatcccagcactcaagcagaggtaggtggatctctgtagttcaagtttagcctggtctacagagctagttcctggacagtcaaGTAAAAtccggtctcaaaaaaaaaattacttaactttattctttatttgtatgttcatgtgtgttcaAGTGCCTGGAGAGGCTGGAGAAGAGGCTGTCAGAGCCTCTGAAGTTGGAATACAGGCTGTTGCGAGCTGcctaatatgggtgctgggaacaaaactctctaagagcagcaagtgttcttaactgctgagccatctctccagatctcattctttcatttttaattgtctaTGATTTTTTTGagagggtctttctatgtagcccaggctggcctgaattcCTAGCAACTCTCCTGACTCAGCCTGTCGAGTACTTGAATGAAAGAGTAACGGCTCTCAGCTGCTTCACTGTGCTTGGTGAACTCCATCCTTTGTGTTTCAACCCAGCGGGGCGCCTCTCTGAGAGGCCTGCCTCCAGCCCTGCCCCACTCCAGTTCAGCCCCCGCCCCCTCCATCCTGCTCTCAAAGCCCTCACAGTGAGAAGACACTGCATCCGCCTTGGTCAGCTGTTTTCTCAGTACCTAGGACAGGGACACGCACCAGGAGTCTGTGGGCTGAAGGACTGTGTCCTCCTCTGTGCGTGAGCATAGGCATGTCCTGCATGGGACACAACTTCCCTTCCTCAGCGTGGGCATCCCACAGCGAACAGGCTGGGTCAGAGCCTGTCTGTGGATTCCTAGAATCCTAGCTATCCCCCCATGCTAGCTTGCCCCTCCCATACGGGCCAGTTCCTCTCCGTGTGGTTACTGTCTGATTGATGACAGGTCTGTCTGGATGCTCTAGGGGAAGTCAGCAGCGCTATCTTAGTCACTACCGTGCTGCCAGGCTTTTCTGTACTCAGGGCTGAGCACATGCTACATATTCTGTCTGAACATGAAGGATTATTTCTACGTTTAGGGCCCCctaccctcttctttctcttttggcttgGGCATGGAAGTTGTGGCCTTACACAAGCCAGGTGGAGGACATGCCTCCCCCGCCACCCAGGCCTTCATTGGTGAAGTCTAGGCAAACACTGCTGAGCCCCTcgccagcccctcactgggggattcttggcaggggctctaccactgagcctcacCCCAGCCCCTTAATGAGGGATTCTAGACAAGTAGTCTCTACAGAACATGACCTGTGACCATCACTGGTGGGTTCTGTGCATGTCCTGCCACCGAACTATATATCCTTAGTCCTGGTTTTTAGAGGACAGGGGTCACACtgtcttatgtagcccaagcgggccttgaactcactatgtattccAGGTTGGCCTGCCTATCAATTACTACACAAACCACGGAGTAGTAATTACTATCACTGTAGACTGGCAATTAGTAATTATCATCACTATAGGCTACAAGCCCAGTTTCCACTGGATCCTTAGTGCAACCCTAAATGACAGTCACCATTATCATCCCCTTtcatagagaaagaaagcaaggcaCCGGTCACCTGCAAAACTAACCTCCACACCTGTCAGCGGGGCAGGACCCAGCAGCCCCCATTTGCTCTCATGACTCACCATGACCATCAAAAGTCTTGTCCAGCGTTGCCAACGTTCCTCGCCCGCTGAATTCCTCAGCCTGACCTCCCAGGGCCTCTCTTACAGCATCATGGCCAACCAGGACCACCACGCGGCGCCAGGGTCCCAGGTGTACAGTGAACACAGGCCCATACTTCTT
This genomic window from Chionomys nivalis chromosome 2, mChiNiv1.1, whole genome shotgun sequence contains:
- the LOC130870066 gene encoding cytochrome P450 2S1; this encodes MEATSTWALLLVLLLLLLLALALPRTPSRGYLPPGPTPLPLLGNLLQLRPGALYSGLLRLSKKYGPVFTVHLGPWRRVVVLVGHDAVREALGGQAEEFSGRGTLATLDKTFDGHGVFFANGERWKHLRKFTLLALRDLGMGKREGEELIQAEVQNLVEAFQKTEGRPFNPSVLLAQATSNVICSLIFGIRLPYEDKGFQAVIEAASGTLLAISSPWGQAYEMFSWLLQPLPGPHTQLQRHLGTLASFAVQQVQQHQGSTHTSGPARDVVDAFLLKMAQEKQEPGTEFTEKNLLMTVTYLLFAGTMTVGATIRYALLLLMKYPQVQQRVREELIQELGPGRAPSLSDRARLPYTDAVLHEAQRLLALVPMGMPHTLTRTTCFRGYTLPQGTEVFPLIGSVLHDPKVFQNPEEFHPDRFLDTNGHLRKHEAFLPFSLGKRVCLGEGLARAELWLFFTAILQAFSLETPCPLGDLSLQPAVSGLFNIPPDFQLQLWPTGDQSR